TCATCACTATCAACAAAGGACAGTAAAATCATGTCAAAGGCAGCTTCTTCTCAAGTGTATCAATAACACATGTAATTGGTATCTGAAAGCTTCAAGCAGTGGAAAAACAAAACTGTTCATTATTCGGAATCTGAACATGAAACACACATGCCCTGTCTATACAAGATTTAACAATCAAAAGCAAGCTTCATCATCACACATTGCTGAATCCATCAAGTAGAAATATCTTAATGTTAAATCAACGTACACACTTATAGATATCAAAAATGATTTAGAGATGATCAATGGGGTCAAGATCAGCTATATGATTGCTTATAGATCAAGAGAAAAGGCATTTGACATGCTACGAGGCAAGCCATCAGAATCTTACAAGTTCCTACCAACGTTTCTATATATGCAAGCAACAAAAAATCCAGGAACATTAATAGACATCGAAGTAAGAGACTACAACTGCTTTTTGTATGCTTTTACTGCTTTAAATGCCGCAATTAAAGGATGGCAGCACTACAACCCCGTTATGATTGTTGACAGAACGTTCTTGAAAGCGGCATATGGTGGCACCCTTCTAGTTGCAACAGCCCAAGATGCTGCAGGAAAGCTTTTTTCCTTTAGCTTTTGCTATTGTAGATTCAGCGAATGACAAATCATGAGAGTATTTTTTTCACACAAATAAGAAATGCATTTGGCTTGAGAGAAGGTATGTGCATTGTATCAGATAAGTATCTGAGCATTGATAATACTGCACATATGGTATATCCAGAGGCTGAACATTGTGCTTACATGCATGTTTCACCTTCTGAATAACATCAAGATGAATTTCAAGAGAAATGCAAACAATATTAAAGAGCCATTCTTTGCAGCAGCAAAAGCTTACACAGAGAAGGACTTCAATTATCACATGAAGGAACTAAATGAACGAATCAAGTCGTATCTTGAAGGTATCAGTTACAAAAGATGGTCGAGGTTCCACGCTGAGAACAACATATATAAGACAATGACTTCTAACCCAGCCGAGTCATTAAATGTTGCACTAGTTTATGCAAGAGAACTGCCAGTTGCAACGCTCCTTATGCACTTACATGACCTCCAACAAGTGTACTCATATAAACACAGAAATATTTCCCTCAGCACTATTACAAGGATGATGAAAAAACATGAAGATGTGCTAGCAAGAAACTATGTAAATTCACTCAAGTTACAGGTATGAAAATCTAACTTTTCTCAAATATTATACTTAAAGTATCAATTATGTATCACAACTGTATATGTACTGGTCACATACTTTCTTATTGgcacaaatatcaaaaacctATACTGCTGTGTATCCACACttattaatagaaaaaaaatgtataagaaATGTATTGCTTATGTATTAAAAACCTATCTTATGTTTTAATAACCTTTTCCACAGATAAAGCCAACTACAAATGAACTGTTCACAGTGATGAGTAATGGCGACAAATACACAGTAGACATGAAGGAAAGGACATGCACTTGCAAAAGATTTGGAACTGATGAAATACCATGCCAACATGCAGTCGTGATTCTCAATGAAATGAACCGGGATCCGTATCAGTTTTGTTCAAGATACTACATGAAAGAAGCTATGCTAGCAACATATAGTGAGACGATATTTCCAATGGAAAAACAAGATCAGTGGGTTATACCACAAGAAGTACAAGACATGATTGTATTACCGCCGCAACACAAGACAAAAAGCGGAAGGCCAAGAAAGCAAAGGTATACATCTACATGGAAAAATAACAAGAATACAAAGTGTACTAGATGTGGACAAGGATGACACAATCGAAAAACTTGTAGAAACGtgccaaaaaaaatcaaaatatagcatgtagtaaaaaacttattttaaatattcaatagtttttattttgtgcATATGTTTTGCTCTGTTTTcagtttcaaattataaaaaaataccaacatgatagatacatttctTATACATAtcctatataaaaatataaaaaatattttctacaCATAAACATTtaaagatacataaatgatacatcaaaataatataattaatacagtccaataattaaaatttgaaataatattgacctatttaaataaaacaagacagaagattgaagaaaaaataatataacaattgCTCAAAAGGAAATTCAAGATGTTTGCATAAAAAACCGTTAACTAAAAATCAAATTCATAAAGTGTATCATGAACAACAACGtttaatcttaaaataaaaaacatcaaaaGAACTACATCAGTTTCTTTCCTACAAATCACTTTCCCCTATTGCCTTTATAAGCATGCTTCTTTCCCTTTCCTCTTCCTTTTTGCTTCAGTGGACAAGCCTCTGATGAGCTGACCACATTGTTCTCGTTCTTCCACATATCATACTTATATAAAGCAAATGATAAACGCTGACGCTGGTCATTCAGACTGAAACCTTTCGCAAGATCATTCTCCCTCTCATAGGCAATGTATTCAGTAAAGGAATAAGCAAAACTCCACAGTCACTATattaaaacagtaaaaaaaacatatgtAAATACATTTGAATAacgtaaacataataaaaacaaatcaatactTGAACTCTTGATGCGGCAAATTGTCTTTAAATATCAATTCAATTGGATCCGTAAGCCCTTGGCTAGTGTAGAATGGTGAATGCATATCACAATATGGATTGAGACTGAAGACATCAAACATGATCAGGAAATAAGGAAGGATAGTGGCATAACTACTAGTAATCTTCTTGGCTGACGCTGCACTATGAGCTGTACGCATAAAGTTATAAACATTCAGCCTCctaaaattcaaattcaacacTAGAAGCACCCAATGATCGTTGTCTGCTACATGAAGAGGAATAAAAATACACTCGCAGTCCTTCCAAGCAGTATTTTTACGCATATGATAGCCTCTCATATACTGAGCAATCATATGATCAGGAGACATAGTCCCTTTGTCAAATACACCTTCTGCAAAGATTTTTGCAAATGATTGAAAATTTTGGTCAAATAAAGTGTCTGTTGTTTAAACTTCATTGGCAAACTCTTGTCATACTTCCCTTTCTTCCTCAAGCAATAAAACAGCACATCCATATGcttcaataaaaaaatgaatgtataataatagtcaaatttaGTATCGCATATGTAAAAAATATGTATACAAAATGAATCACAACTgtaacaatttaataaaaaatttaaaacataccGAATCTTCCAGAGGCATGTTCCCGAAATGAATTGTGTTAAACCATTCTTTCGTACTAACTTCACCAACGCCAAAATCAAAGGGCGGATCAATATTGTTCACTGCTTCCTTGTAATACATTCCCTTACATAACAATACAAAATAAGtttatataattcaaaaaaGAGTATACATaccaaattgtaaaaaaatagtTACTCCTTCGGTCTACCAAACTTCAATTTTCCATAATTAATCCATGTTTGGTATTCCACCAATTCATCACACATAAGTAGATACTCAATGTTCTTATCAAAAACAAACAACCTACTCACAACAAAACGATCTCCAACATCCTTAACTTCACAATCTCCACAACTAAAttggtgtaataccccaaaagaataaattatctaattagaccacgtgtccagttttgactTGTCAGAGTGGCAATAACGGAAAAATTTCCAAGagaatttagataaataaaattctagtaggtcggtttcaagaataatattttgagaAATGAATAATATATTCTAGTTTAAAAAtgggaattggaattaaaaggaaaaatgtcaagaaaagtcccaaaataaagttcagggactaaagtggtaatttaaccactacgtctcaaaaatggaaattttagattttgacgggaaaatattaatatcgggattcgtattatttatcggatataaataatacgtataagttataataaaggtattaattaattgagctatggactaaatcgaatgaaagaaaagtttaaaagataagttGCAATAAGGAAAGAAGAGAAGGGTCAAAATGAGCTTTTAGCCAAGatatattgtcacgacccaaaactattgagccgcaaccggcgctagggaacgggagtggtagctccggaacccgtagcaagcctaaaatcacaattaatttttcgcaaataataaatgaatacatcGAACATTAACCAACGGAAGCatcacatttatatatatcacataataaaacatatacactaactgtttcaaaacctcgcgggctctagttaccgtaccatgtacgaactggccttgcggtactatatacatcagttagtgtctcaaaacatcacatcggcatctggggccgtggattacatactaaacacgtagcctatcaaaaagcatttACACAATGACAACAGTttatatatacaattaaaaatgaACTGCTATCTAGACTATTATTCTAttaacgcgggaccactactgcaacattcacagaagtcataaactaacatatacagatgacttctgcacttcaaaattggcttctagctaggtccacaaactaagcacctgtaagacatcaaaggtgaggggtcagtatttgggaaaatactgagtgagttttcatttactaacagtattaatataaaaacatagcatcgcatttcaagaaaacaataatatgaaacatataaacacgtatttgatccgtaagaaactaatatcctagcatgcgacacatttctcgaataatcattatcattcaacccaatcgtaaatatcaatcgcgagtccaactcgctggtggcccagccactagatacggggactccagactacaccgtagccgagtgctcactcgtatcgaaatcataaacccaatcgtaaatttcataatcatcatcagctcccagctgagtcacatcatttctcaaatgcgaacatactagactgattcgatactggtgatcacacagcctattgacacccaataggtagctagtttcttcggatcgcatactagttctcatatatagaaattaaataaacatataacatttcagtcaattatatatagtgcgatgcgtgaaaacagtatatatgttttcataaaataattttaatatatataatacatgaaagtaaaagtacaactcacagtgaccgcaatccaagaaatgatatgatcgatctgatggtacgctctcgctagtccgcttctactgactccactattcaCTGACACATCTGATAAATtgttaatgattagacgtgattctcgcattcttatacgtataatacttttaagttttaggatttagtttcattttatacttgtatacgtattcaataactttagtcgtataaacgacttagcgaataatatttctcataattgaggatcgcttaacgtccttaaCGTTTTCcattgttattaattatctaaaacgtcgagctaatctcgagattaatgattctcaaagtccgaagcccgtcctttagagtcaactTACTTAAAACATCGAATACCTAAGTCAAATACCGTTCGCATACACGTGGGGGCAagtcggggtgcacgggcgtgcccttcggtgggtgcacgatcgtgcaaccaagtgcacgttcgtgcaccctgaagagtgcacgttcgtgcaccacgtgcacagccccagaaatcagattttccggggtttcgccacaatcgcgacgtgctaaacatacccacgctcaatacccatatctcggtttcttcaaaaatgCCATAATATCTtcgaaaacgtcaaattcatgcTTAAATCATAATCTCATTAAAACAGCCAACTAAACTCGATTTTTCATGCCAAAAaccgacctcttaccttaatttaatggccggagatgatagagcattcaattctgaagaaatcgccgcttgaatcgctcgaatcggacgtcgaacggagaaacggcggcgaaacgacttatataatccggctaaagtgccactttggtccttgttctttttgcttaCTATCTCATatcctttgaacttttcaaccatacgatttagtccatagctaaatcgttaacctCTTccattacgacttatacgtattatttatccctGACAAACAATACGAATCTCGATATTAAtcctttcccgtcaaaatccaatatttccattttcgacacaaagtggctaaattaccactttggtccctataccttattttggacttttctcgtcatttttctatttaattccaattccaactttagaattgaaatataatataaattttctccataataaccttttctaaaaccgacctactaaaacttatttatcggaaaactttccaatatcgccacttctgcgactcaaaactggacacgtggtccaattagctaattaattattttggggtattatatatatatatatatatatatatatatacacacaaccTCGAATatgaaagaattgaattgaatcagagaaagaagaagagtcCAGAAGCTTAAAAcgatcgataccgtcgtttcgctgCCGTTTCTCCGTTTGACATCtgattcaagcgattttcgcggcgatctcttcgtaattggaagctctatcatctttgtgcatcaaatcaaggtaagagttCAGTTTTTGACATGAAAATGATGAGGTTGTTGGCTGTTTTGGGTTTTATCGTTATAATTCAATTGAACTCACGTATAACGCGTTAAAATCGttgtttttgaacgtttgagAATAGGTTTTGGTGTATATATGTTTTAGGCATGTCAGAATGGTCGGAAAGCCTCAAAAAACGTATTTCTGGGGGTTGTGCatgtggtgcacgaacgtgcaccctccaaggtgcacgaacgtgaacCAGAGGTGCACGACCGTTCACCAAGTgaggtgcacgaccgtgcaccaagtgaggtgcacgaacgtgcacccaccGAGATGCACGCATGTGCACCCCGACTCGCACGAATGTGCATACAGACCGTGTTGACCTAggtatttgacgtttttgagtgTTCGACTCTAAAAGACGAATTTTGGGTCCGAGAATCATAAGTTTGGatattagctcgacgttttaagcAATTAACAATAATAGAACACGTCGATTAAGATTTGCAATTCTCGAATATGAGGAATAGTATTCGTTAAGTCGTAAGTACGATTAAGAGTTAACGAATACGAGAATAATATTGAGAATGAAACTAAGCCCTAGAATTTGAAAGTATTAGACGTGTAACAACACTAGATTAatatctaactattaaacgttaattaatatgtatcagacgtacgaACGAGCAGTGAGGGCACTAGACGTGGACTAGTACAGGCATACCACCACATCGACTtcattatagagtggatagcggtcacaatgagttgcactttactttcgtgcattacttatttatatattttgatattatatcttatgttattatttaaacGCATCGCATTACGTATGATTTGCTgtattgttatatatttctattaaattttatatacgaGAGACTAGTATAAGATCCGAAGagactagctacctattgggtgtcaataggctgtgtgatcaccagtatcgagtcagtctagtgtgtttgcatatgataaatgatttgatatacatGCATGATTTGAATATGATATGAacatgaatatgaatatgatttcgaagttggacaatgaattcgatacgagcgagcactcggttacattgtaacctggagtccccgtatctagtgagttggactcacactttgtgattaagagattagtcgcgatcgacgtggtagagtttgaacactcccgggtcggggcatttggatcagtatgatttgaatatttgttaGTTGCGTCGCAtgttaggatattagtttcgaacggatcaaatacctgtttatatgtattacttttatattattgttttcttgaaatgcgatgctatgttttatattaatacccatagtaaaaatgcaaactcactcagtattttcccatatactgacccctcacttttgatgtcttttagGTGCTTAGCGTCTGGGCCTAGTTAGAAGCCAGTTTTGGGATCTGGAAGTCAATTACGTATGTACAGTTCTTTGACTTCCGTAATGCTTCAGTAGTGGTCCTGCGTCGACAGAGTcatagcctagacagcagtagattttggttatatatattacttgctgtcttaTGTATGTCTTTTTGTAAGCTACGTACAttatgttttgttcacggcaccaggTGCCGGTGTTACGtttgatacactaactgatgtatatagttccgtgaggccagttcgtacagggtacggtaactagagcccacgaggttaacagaacagttagtgtatatgtaTTATATATGTTTGCTTCTGTTGGGTTGATGTTATTTGTTGTGAAAATTTAACaatgattttaggcttgctacgggttccggaccctaacgccggtctcggctcaacattttgggtcgtgacaattgagCAAGAAAAGGAGATTGTACCAAATGACTTGGCCTCACAATCCTCTTTGTATCTTGTGGTGTAATGTCATCAGACACAACATGAGAAGAAGTATCGACCTTATCCTTCTCAGAATCAGTCTACATaagacataaaaattaaaattattaaaattaaaacacgATACATAAAATAGATATAGCCAATACATACCTCAGATTAATTTGGAATAGTATCACTAGCAGGACAAACACTAAAACTAGCCCCACCATTAGCATCACCTCCTCCTTTATTTCCACCAACATTCTCATTAACATTACCACCCAAGTCACCATTATCCTTATCATCACCATCTTAATTCTCCTCTGTCTTGCTTATCACCCATGGATAAGTCCCTTACAATGCCATCACTCTGTTTTAAATACTTCAAAAATTTAGAAGTTTGAAATACATAAAAGATACATATAACATACAGTAAAACAGAATGATACATTACCTCAATTTCAGTCAACGCAGGTCCAGAATCATCATTATTAGCATCATCGTCATTGTTCCCGACCGCATTATCTTCCTCCTCAATCACCTTATCGTCATTATCGGCCGCATTATCTTGAACCTTAAcgcaatttaaaatttaaaaaatttaaaataaaacatcaaaaactcAATTCAGTCACAAAAAGCTCTTAAAAGTTCAAATACCTTGGAAAAATTCAGGTCAGGCACAGAAGCATCATGACCAGATACATCAGCATTCATAGCAACATTCTCAACATCCTTAGTGAATCAAAAGGAAAATGATTTTATTACAATATATATAGATACATAAGAGATACATAAAATTTACATCGTATACTTGTATATCACCTGTATCTCAGCAAATAGATCATCGACAGCATGCTTCTTATTAGCAGCACTAGTTCTCTTACAAACAACTTCATCattctaaaaatattataaatagaaaattcaatttttaaaatatttaagaatgcaAAATACTATATTTAACTTACAAATTCACGAACGTCTTTGCCGACTACAACATAACCATCTT
This region of Mercurialis annua linkage group LG1-X, ddMerAnnu1.2, whole genome shotgun sequence genomic DNA includes:
- the LOC126665923 gene encoding uncharacterized protein LOC126665923, which translates into the protein MNFKRNANNIKEPFFAAAKAYTEKDFNYHMKELNERIKSYLEGISYKRWSRFHAENNIYKTMTSNPAESLNVALVYARELPVATLLMHLHDLQQVYSYKHRNISLSTITRMMKKHEDVLARNYVNSLKLQIKPTTNELFTVMSNGDKYTVDMKERTCTCKRFGTDEIPCQHAVVILNEMNRDPYQFCSRYYMKEAMLATYSETIFPMEKQDQWVIPQEVQDMIVLPPQHKTKSGRPRKQRYTSTWKNNKNTKCTRCGQG